Proteins encoded within one genomic window of Terriglobia bacterium:
- a CDS encoding glycosyltransferase family 39 protein — MPARKDAIDAHRTLWLAVLVALALRMVVVGFLYRDQLKPANDHWAFGYETGRIARSIVTGKGFSDPLFAGTGPTGMMPPIHTYMVAGVFKVFGIYSSASAIILLSLNVLFSALTCIPVFFIARKCFGPSTAKVSIWVWALFPYAILISATMIWNSCMATFLLAVMFWWTLRLEVSSSVAEWTGFGLFAGFTVVTSPPVATVFPFLVAYACYRRFRRGQRWFWRAAMACLAVVVVMTPWQVRNYRVFGRFVPMRNNFWSEVWIANNGDESFWTNRAAYPSSSEVEGEQYRRLGETKYMEVKRRQAIEFISGHPGWVARQTQRRFAYTWTEFWGTPDHPIHEPFDPEEPFDPALVAFCTGLTVLMIIGLRRAFREGLDTRWLFVAALVTIPFVYYFTRPHIRYRHPVDPQIVMLAVYAFTARKDAVKGELVGERGGAKPKARADRVAPSRANQ; from the coding sequence TTGCCGGCAAGGAAAGACGCAATCGACGCGCACCGCACGCTCTGGCTTGCCGTGCTGGTGGCGCTGGCCCTGCGCATGGTGGTGGTCGGGTTCCTCTATCGCGACCAACTGAAGCCGGCGAACGATCACTGGGCCTTCGGCTACGAAACCGGCCGCATCGCGCGCTCCATCGTGACCGGCAAGGGATTCAGCGATCCGCTGTTTGCGGGAACCGGCCCCACGGGGATGATGCCCCCGATCCATACCTACATGGTCGCGGGCGTGTTCAAGGTGTTTGGCATCTATTCGAGCGCTTCCGCGATCATCCTGCTGTCGCTGAACGTATTGTTCTCGGCGCTAACCTGCATTCCGGTGTTTTTCATCGCGCGAAAATGCTTTGGGCCGAGCACCGCCAAGGTGTCCATCTGGGTGTGGGCGCTGTTTCCGTACGCCATCCTGATTTCGGCGACGATGATCTGGAACTCCTGCATGGCGACCTTCCTGCTCGCCGTGATGTTCTGGTGGACATTGCGCCTGGAAGTTTCCAGCAGCGTGGCCGAATGGACTGGGTTCGGCCTGTTCGCGGGATTCACCGTGGTGACCAGTCCGCCGGTGGCGACCGTGTTTCCGTTCCTGGTGGCGTACGCGTGCTACCGGCGGTTCCGGCGAGGTCAGAGGTGGTTCTGGAGAGCCGCCATGGCGTGCTTGGCGGTGGTGGTGGTGATGACTCCCTGGCAGGTGAGGAATTACCGCGTCTTCGGGCGCTTTGTTCCCATGCGCAACAACTTCTGGTCCGAGGTCTGGATCGCGAACAACGGCGACGAGTCATTCTGGACCAACCGAGCCGCATACCCGTCGTCCAGCGAGGTCGAAGGCGAGCAATATCGCCGCCTGGGCGAAACCAAGTACATGGAAGTGAAACGAAGGCAGGCAATCGAGTTCATCAGCGGGCATCCGGGCTGGGTAGCGAGGCAAACGCAGCGGCGATTTGCGTACACTTGGACGGAATTTTGGGGAACTCCGGATCATCCGATCCACGAACCGTTCGATCCCGAGGAGCCCTTCGATCCCGCGCTGGTCGCGTTCTGCACCGGGCTGACAGTGCTGATGATCATCGGGCTGCGGCGCGCGTTTCGCGAAGGGCTGGATACGCGCTGGCTGTTCGTTGCCGCCCTGGTGACCATTCCCTTCGTGTACTACTTCACGCGGCCGCACATTCGCTATCGGCATCCGGTGGACCCGCAGATCGTCATGCTTGCGGTGTACGCGTTCACCGCACGGAAGGACGCAGTGAAGGGCGAGTTGGTTGGGGAGCGCGGTGGGGCCAAACCGAAAGCCCGTGCCGACCGCGTGGCGCCGAGCCGTGCGAATCAGTAA
- a CDS encoding cold-shock protein gives MREKGTVKWFNGAKGYGFIQRSTGEDVFVHFSAIQENGYRTLNEGETVEFDLLKGPKGFQAGNVVRG, from the coding sequence GTGAGAGAGAAGGGTACAGTGAAATGGTTCAATGGAGCCAAGGGGTATGGCTTCATTCAGCGATCCACCGGGGAGGATGTCTTCGTGCATTTCTCCGCCATCCAGGAAAACGGTTATCGCACGCTCAATGAGGGAGAAACGGTGGAATTCGACCTCTTGAAGGGGCCGAAAGGATTCCAGGCGGGAAACGTCGTCCGCGGATAG